The Megalops cyprinoides isolate fMegCyp1 chromosome 19, fMegCyp1.pri, whole genome shotgun sequence genome has a window encoding:
- the tlk2 gene encoding serine/threonine-protein kinase tousled-like 2 isoform X1: MMEELHSLDPRRQELLEARFMGVGVAKGPGNNESSNQSLCSVGSLSDKELETPEKKPNDQRARKRKGDPYDSSQGKVGARGHKISDYFEFAGGSGPGTSPGRSVPPLVRSSPQHSLSNPPASVQQGSPSSTGSANTDHSSCSLKPVSLHVVHKATQSDLTIEKLTALENNKNSDLEKKEGRIDDLLRANCDLRRQIDEQQRMLERYKERLNKCVTMSKKLLIEKSKQEKMACRDKSMQDRLRLGHFTTVRHGASFTEQWTDGYAFQNLIKQQERINSQREDIERQRKLLAKRKPPAMGQTPPPSLEPNKRKSKTNGTESETLTLAEYHEQEEIFKLRLGHLKKEEAEIQAELERLERVRNLHIRELKRIHNEDNSQFKDHPTLNDRYLLLHLLGRGGFSEVYKAFDLTEQRYVAVKIHQLNKNWRDEKKENYHKHACREYRIHKELDHPRIVKLYDYFSLDTDSFCTVLEYCEGNDLDFYLKQHKLMSEKEARSIIMQIVNALKYLNEIRPPIIHYDLKPGNILLVNGTACGEIKITDFGLSKIMDDDSYNSVDGMELTSQGAGTYWYLPPECFVVGKEPPKISNKVDVWSVGVIFYQCLYGRKPFGHNQSQQDILQENTILKATEVQFPPKPVVSPEAKAFIRRCLAYRKEDRIDVHQLASDPFLMPHIRKSVATTGVSGTAMPSTSSSSNSSASN; encoded by the exons GGTCCAGGAAACAATGAGTCATCCAACCAGAGTCTGTGCAGTGTGGGCTCCCTCAGTGACAAAGAGCTGGAG ACTCCGGAGAAGAAGCCAAATGACCAGAGAGCgaggaagaggaaaggagacCCATATGATAGCAGCCAAG GGAAAGTAGGAGCAAGAGGCCATAAAATTAGCGATTATTTTGAG tTTGCGGGTGGTAGTGGTCCTGGCACAAGTCCGGGTCGGAGTGTCCCACCATTGGTCCGCTCCTCCCCCCAACATTCCCTTTCTAACCCCCCAGCCTCG GTGCAACAGGGCAGCCCCTCGTCCACAGGCTCCGCCAACACAGACCACTCCTCCTGCTCCCTGAAACCCGTTTCGCTCCACGTGGTCCATAAAGCCACACAG TCCGACCTCACGATAGAGAAGCTCACGGCGCTGGAGAACAACAAGAACTCGGACctggagaagaaggaggggCGCATAGACGACCTGCTTCGG GCAAACTGTGACCTTCGAAGGCAGATTGACGAACAGCAGAGGATGCTGGAGAGGTACAAGGAACGGTTGAACAAGTGCGTGACCATGAGTAAGAAGCTGCTGATTGAGAAG TCGAAGCAGGAGAAGATGGCCTGCCGGGACAAGAGCATGCAGGACCGCCTGCGCCTGGGCCACTTCACCACCGTGCGGCACGGGGCCTCCTTCACGGAGCAGTGGACGGACGGTTACGCCTTCCAGAACCTCATCAA GCAGCAGGAGAGGATCAACTCCCAGCGGGAGGATATCGAGAGGCAGAGGAAGCTGCTGGCCAAGAGGAAGCCCCCCGCCATGGGCCagaccccgccccccagccTGGAGCCCAACAAACGCAAAAGCAAGACCAATGGCACAGAGAGCGAAAC gctgACGCTTGCAGAGTACCACGAGCAAGAGGAGATTTTTAAGCTGCGGCTGGGCCATCTCAAGAAG GAGGAGGCGGAGATTCAGGCGGAGCTGGAACGGTTAGAGCGCGTGCGGAACCTTCACATCCGGGAGCTGAAGAGAATACACAACGAGGACAACTCGCA ATTCAAAGACCACCCCACGTTAAATGACCGGTATTTGCTGTTACACCTACTGGGCAGAGGGGGCTTCAGTGAAGTCTATAAG GCCTTTGACTTGACAGAGCAGAGGTATGTCGCTGTAAAAATCCACCAGCTGAACAAGAACTGGCGGGATGAGAAGAAGGAGAACTACCACAA ACACGCCTGCAGGGAGTACAGAATCCACAAGGAGCTGGACCACCCCAGAATAGTTAAACTATACGACTACTTCTCACTCGACACCGACTC GTTCTGCACGGTGCTGGAGTACTGCGAAGGGAACGACCTGGACTTCTACCTGAAGCAGCACAAGCTGATGTCGGAGAAGGAGGCGCGCTCCATCATCATGCAGATCGTCAACGCCCTCAAGTACCTCAACGAGATCCGACCGCCCATCATCCACTACGACCTCAAACCCG ggaaCATCCTCCTGGTGAACGGTACCGCCTGTGGAGAGATCAAGATCACCGACTTTGGCCTCTCCAAGATCATGGATGACGACAGCTACAACTCGGTGGACGGGATGGAGCTGACGTCTCAGGGGGCGGGGACCTATTG GTACCTTCCGCCAGAATGCTTTGTGGTGGGGAAGGAGCCGCCCAAAATCTCCAACAAGGTGGACGTGTGGTCAGTAGGGGTCATCTTCTACCAGTGTCTTTACGGCCGCAAG ccgTTCGGACACAACCAGTCCCAGCAGGACATCCTGCAGGAGAACACCATCCTGAAGGCCACGGAAGTACAGTTCCCCCCCAAACCCGTCGTCTCTCCTGAAGCCAAG GCCTTCATCCGACGTTGCCTGGCCTACCGCAAAGAGGACCGCATCGACGTGCACCAGCTGGCGAGTGACCCCTTCCTCATGCCCCACATCCGCAAGTCAGTGGCCACCACCGGGGTGTCCGGGACGGCCATgccctccacctccagctcctccaaCAGCAGCGCTTCAAACTGA
- the tlk2 gene encoding serine/threonine-protein kinase tousled-like 2 isoform X2, whose amino-acid sequence MMEELHSLDPRRQELLEARFMGVGVAKGPGNNESSNQSLCSVGSLSDKELETPEKKPNDQRARKRKGDPYDSSQGKVGARGHKISDYFEVQQGSPSSTGSANTDHSSCSLKPVSLHVVHKATQSDLTIEKLTALENNKNSDLEKKEGRIDDLLRANCDLRRQIDEQQRMLERYKERLNKCVTMSKKLLIEKSKQEKMACRDKSMQDRLRLGHFTTVRHGASFTEQWTDGYAFQNLIKQQERINSQREDIERQRKLLAKRKPPAMGQTPPPSLEPNKRKSKTNGTESETLTLAEYHEQEEIFKLRLGHLKKEEAEIQAELERLERVRNLHIRELKRIHNEDNSQFKDHPTLNDRYLLLHLLGRGGFSEVYKAFDLTEQRYVAVKIHQLNKNWRDEKKENYHKHACREYRIHKELDHPRIVKLYDYFSLDTDSFCTVLEYCEGNDLDFYLKQHKLMSEKEARSIIMQIVNALKYLNEIRPPIIHYDLKPGNILLVNGTACGEIKITDFGLSKIMDDDSYNSVDGMELTSQGAGTYWYLPPECFVVGKEPPKISNKVDVWSVGVIFYQCLYGRKPFGHNQSQQDILQENTILKATEVQFPPKPVVSPEAKAFIRRCLAYRKEDRIDVHQLASDPFLMPHIRKSVATTGVSGTAMPSTSSSSNSSASN is encoded by the exons GGTCCAGGAAACAATGAGTCATCCAACCAGAGTCTGTGCAGTGTGGGCTCCCTCAGTGACAAAGAGCTGGAG ACTCCGGAGAAGAAGCCAAATGACCAGAGAGCgaggaagaggaaaggagacCCATATGATAGCAGCCAAG GGAAAGTAGGAGCAAGAGGCCATAAAATTAGCGATTATTTTGAG GTGCAACAGGGCAGCCCCTCGTCCACAGGCTCCGCCAACACAGACCACTCCTCCTGCTCCCTGAAACCCGTTTCGCTCCACGTGGTCCATAAAGCCACACAG TCCGACCTCACGATAGAGAAGCTCACGGCGCTGGAGAACAACAAGAACTCGGACctggagaagaaggaggggCGCATAGACGACCTGCTTCGG GCAAACTGTGACCTTCGAAGGCAGATTGACGAACAGCAGAGGATGCTGGAGAGGTACAAGGAACGGTTGAACAAGTGCGTGACCATGAGTAAGAAGCTGCTGATTGAGAAG TCGAAGCAGGAGAAGATGGCCTGCCGGGACAAGAGCATGCAGGACCGCCTGCGCCTGGGCCACTTCACCACCGTGCGGCACGGGGCCTCCTTCACGGAGCAGTGGACGGACGGTTACGCCTTCCAGAACCTCATCAA GCAGCAGGAGAGGATCAACTCCCAGCGGGAGGATATCGAGAGGCAGAGGAAGCTGCTGGCCAAGAGGAAGCCCCCCGCCATGGGCCagaccccgccccccagccTGGAGCCCAACAAACGCAAAAGCAAGACCAATGGCACAGAGAGCGAAAC gctgACGCTTGCAGAGTACCACGAGCAAGAGGAGATTTTTAAGCTGCGGCTGGGCCATCTCAAGAAG GAGGAGGCGGAGATTCAGGCGGAGCTGGAACGGTTAGAGCGCGTGCGGAACCTTCACATCCGGGAGCTGAAGAGAATACACAACGAGGACAACTCGCA ATTCAAAGACCACCCCACGTTAAATGACCGGTATTTGCTGTTACACCTACTGGGCAGAGGGGGCTTCAGTGAAGTCTATAAG GCCTTTGACTTGACAGAGCAGAGGTATGTCGCTGTAAAAATCCACCAGCTGAACAAGAACTGGCGGGATGAGAAGAAGGAGAACTACCACAA ACACGCCTGCAGGGAGTACAGAATCCACAAGGAGCTGGACCACCCCAGAATAGTTAAACTATACGACTACTTCTCACTCGACACCGACTC GTTCTGCACGGTGCTGGAGTACTGCGAAGGGAACGACCTGGACTTCTACCTGAAGCAGCACAAGCTGATGTCGGAGAAGGAGGCGCGCTCCATCATCATGCAGATCGTCAACGCCCTCAAGTACCTCAACGAGATCCGACCGCCCATCATCCACTACGACCTCAAACCCG ggaaCATCCTCCTGGTGAACGGTACCGCCTGTGGAGAGATCAAGATCACCGACTTTGGCCTCTCCAAGATCATGGATGACGACAGCTACAACTCGGTGGACGGGATGGAGCTGACGTCTCAGGGGGCGGGGACCTATTG GTACCTTCCGCCAGAATGCTTTGTGGTGGGGAAGGAGCCGCCCAAAATCTCCAACAAGGTGGACGTGTGGTCAGTAGGGGTCATCTTCTACCAGTGTCTTTACGGCCGCAAG ccgTTCGGACACAACCAGTCCCAGCAGGACATCCTGCAGGAGAACACCATCCTGAAGGCCACGGAAGTACAGTTCCCCCCCAAACCCGTCGTCTCTCCTGAAGCCAAG GCCTTCATCCGACGTTGCCTGGCCTACCGCAAAGAGGACCGCATCGACGTGCACCAGCTGGCGAGTGACCCCTTCCTCATGCCCCACATCCGCAAGTCAGTGGCCACCACCGGGGTGTCCGGGACGGCCATgccctccacctccagctcctccaaCAGCAGCGCTTCAAACTGA